A genomic segment from Perognathus longimembris pacificus isolate PPM17 chromosome 15, ASM2315922v1, whole genome shotgun sequence encodes:
- the Hsbp1l1 gene encoding heat shock factor-binding protein 1-like protein 1, whose amino-acid sequence MEAWTPATPRGDALRDEAENLLQQLQEHFQALTAALNLKTEEMGNRIEDLQKDVNDLMVQAGIENSLKEQMT is encoded by the exons ATGGAGGCGTGGACACCCGCCACTCCGCGTGGGGACGCGCTGCGGGACGAG gcagaaaaTCTACTTCAGCAGCTTCAAGAACATTTTCAAGCTCTTACAGCAGCTTTAAACCTCAAAA CGGAAGAAATGGGAAATCGTATTGAGGATTTACAGAAGGATGTCAATGACCTCATGGTACAAGCTGGGATTGAGAATTCCTTGAAAGAACAAATG ACCTGA